In a single window of the Papaver somniferum cultivar HN1 chromosome 8, ASM357369v1, whole genome shotgun sequence genome:
- the LOC113302701 gene encoding E3 ubiquitin-protein ligase AIRP2-like translates to MELFYHQLTKSFYGDSLKVLEADVQHANSLAAAIPRAKDGAYLQMKLAYDHIAPLYLYLLQWMDYTCTCLLPRYSSLFRILIYKVYPDGRVNMSSSGRTASVMEFYAVVLPSLEQLQGNLTELDTTMEKGRSVEMFGRMSRLEERRKLSDIDVERETECGICMEPCAKMVLPNCCHSMCIKCYRDWNTRSESCPFCRGSLKRVSSRDLWVLTANDDFVDSETVAKEELSRLYYYVHNLPRDVTDGLYMRYYEYLI, encoded by the exons ATGGAATTGTTTTATCATCAGTTAACTAAGTCTTTCTATGGTGATTCTCTCAAAGTCTTGGAGGCCGATGTTCAGCACGCTAATTCTTT GGCAGCTGCAATTCCAAGAGCTAAAGATGGAGCATATCTTCAGATGAAACTGGCGTATGATCATATAGCACCGCTTTACTTGTATTTGCTTCAATGGATGGATTATACTTGTACATGTTTACTTCCAAGATATTCCAGTCTCTTCCGTATACTCATATACAAG GTATATCCAGATGGAAGGGTGAACATGTCTTCTTCTGGAAGGACAGCAAGTGTTATGGAATTTTACG CTGTGGTGCTACCTTCTCTTGAGCAACTGCAAGGTAATTTGACGGAGCTAGATACTACAATGGAGAAAGGTAGGTCTGTTGAGATGTTTGGGAGAATGAGTAGGTTGGAAGAGAGAAGGAAGCTCTCCGACATCGATGTAGAGAGAGAAACTGAATGTGGGATTTGTATGGAACCTTGTGCTAAAATGGTCTTGCCTAATTGCTGCCATTCTATGTGTATTAAATGCTACCGCGACTG GAATACTAGATCAGAATCATGCCCTTTTTGTCGGGGCAGCCTAAAGAGAGTCAGTTCAAGAGATTTATGGGTTCTTACGGCCAATGATGATTTTGTTGATTCAGAAACTGTAGCTAAAGAGGAATTATCGCGTCTCTACTACTACGTTCATAATCTGCCTCGAGATGTAACAGATGGACTTTACATGAGGTATTACGAATATCTTATTTAA